Proteins encoded by one window of Blautia argi:
- a CDS encoding ribonuclease E/G: MSRLILTSMEYKGVSMLTAALEENGRICQINPMGMSGKCILGNIYIGKVKNIVKNIHAAFVEIADGQMCYYSMDEKELPVFASPGKHEKVKPGDELVVQVAREGMKTKLPYVTGNLNFTGHYLVLTSHRRELGFSGKLTKAEKQQFRQLLEEYMPLNAGIIVRTNCRGAKAEEILKELEELKERYEMVLQKGSSRVCFSLLEESIPEYMQILQNVYTQNLEEIVTDDRNLYERISQYARTAFPENTAIRLYEDKLLPLYKLYSLESVLEHALHERVWLKSGGFLVIQQTEAFVCIDVNTGKYTSNKEMEETFRKMNQEAAAEIAVQLRLRNLSGIILIDFINMKDQNHKKELLENLQAYLNRDPVKGTVVDMTSLNIVEVTRKKVRRPLQEEMRELIKEAFL, from the coding sequence TTGAGTAGGCTGATATTGACGTCCATGGAATATAAGGGAGTGTCTATGCTGACTGCTGCGCTGGAAGAAAATGGACGTATTTGCCAGATAAATCCTATGGGAATGTCTGGAAAGTGTATTCTGGGAAATATCTATATTGGAAAAGTGAAAAATATTGTCAAAAATATCCACGCTGCCTTTGTAGAAATTGCAGACGGTCAGATGTGTTATTATTCCATGGACGAAAAAGAACTGCCTGTTTTTGCCAGTCCCGGAAAACATGAGAAAGTAAAACCGGGAGATGAGCTGGTAGTACAGGTTGCCAGAGAAGGAATGAAGACAAAACTCCCTTATGTTACGGGAAATCTGAATTTTACCGGACATTACCTGGTTTTAACTTCTCACAGAAGGGAACTTGGCTTTTCCGGTAAGCTGACAAAAGCAGAGAAGCAGCAGTTTCGTCAGCTTCTGGAAGAATATATGCCTTTGAATGCGGGGATTATTGTACGGACAAACTGCAGAGGAGCAAAAGCGGAAGAGATTTTAAAAGAACTGGAGGAATTGAAGGAGCGCTATGAAATGGTTCTGCAAAAGGGAAGTTCCCGGGTTTGCTTTTCTCTTTTAGAAGAGAGCATACCGGAATATATGCAGATTCTTCAAAATGTTTATACTCAGAATTTGGAAGAAATTGTTACAGATGACAGAAATCTGTATGAACGGATTTCTCAGTACGCCAGAACAGCTTTCCCTGAGAATACAGCCATTCGTCTGTATGAAGATAAGCTGCTCCCGTTGTATAAGCTGTACAGTCTGGAAAGTGTCCTTGAGCATGCTCTGCATGAGCGGGTCTGGCTGAAATCAGGAGGTTTTCTGGTGATTCAGCAGACAGAGGCTTTTGTGTGCATTGATGTCAATACGGGAAAATATACCTCCAATAAAGAAATGGAGGAAACTTTCCGGAAGATGAACCAGGAGGCAGCAGCAGAAATTGCAGTGCAGCTAAGACTTCGGAATCTCTCCGGTATCATACTGATTGATTTTATCAATATGAAAGACCAGAATCATAAAAAGGAACTTCTGGAAAATCTGCAGGCTTATTTAAACCGGGATCCGGTAAAAGGAACCGTGGTGGATATGACTTCTTTAAATATTGTAGAAGTAACCAGAAAAAAGGTACGCAGGCCCTTGCAGGAGGAAATGCGGGAACTGATAAAGGAGGCGTTCCTTTGA
- a CDS encoding CPBP family intramembrane glutamic endopeptidase, translating to MEEHWIYEDGEKRRLKPFHGILLFLAVMVSFYTIIAWAQMKWGMYGLALTELYLLALSVLAAKFTGSSLREIFPVKRPQWKKIFAVFLMWGSSYALLIPITMMMAWLFPKQMFSVSGDLNSFITSVPPLVSVFISCVMPAVCEEAMHRGFILKSFQTKWKNPWILCGAMGILFGLFHGSIWRFLPTALLGGVLTYLMVKTENMIYPALFHFINNFMPGLLAGSSGTSAQTEQVTAVLMQNGFPLVFLGIYIAMACVVPFGFYTGAYLLRKGEEGKIQKYLTSDKALVFLVVLTVLPILLGMFVFFYGIFFENFSILS from the coding sequence ATGGAAGAGCATTGGATTTATGAAGACGGTGAAAAAAGGCGCTTAAAGCCTTTTCATGGAATTTTACTGTTTCTGGCAGTAATGGTATCTTTCTATACCATTATTGCCTGGGCGCAGATGAAATGGGGCATGTACGGACTGGCGCTGACGGAGTTATACCTTCTGGCGCTGAGTGTTCTGGCGGCAAAGTTTACCGGTTCTTCTTTGCGTGAGATTTTTCCTGTGAAACGTCCGCAATGGAAGAAAATTTTTGCCGTATTTCTGATGTGGGGTTCTTCTTATGCTTTGCTGATTCCCATTACGATGATGATGGCATGGCTTTTTCCAAAGCAGATGTTTTCTGTCAGCGGGGATTTAAACAGCTTTATTACCAGTGTGCCGCCTCTTGTGTCTGTATTCATCAGTTGTGTAATGCCGGCAGTTTGTGAGGAGGCAATGCACAGAGGATTTATTTTGAAGAGTTTCCAGACCAAGTGGAAAAATCCCTGGATTTTATGTGGAGCAATGGGAATTCTTTTTGGTTTGTTTCACGGCAGTATCTGGAGATTTTTGCCAACAGCGCTGTTGGGCGGTGTGTTGACTTATCTTATGGTAAAAACTGAAAATATGATTTATCCGGCGCTGTTTCATTTTATTAATAATTTTATGCCTGGTTTGTTGGCAGGTTCTTCCGGAACTTCTGCCCAGACAGAACAAGTAACGGCAGTCCTGATGCAAAATGGTTTTCCTTTGGTATTTCTGGGAATTTATATTGCCATGGCGTGTGTGGTTCCCTTTGGATTTTATACGGGCGCTTATCTCTTGAGAAAAGGAGAGGAAGGGAAGATACAGAAGTATCTGACTTCGGATAAAGCGCTGGTGTTTTTGGTGGTCTTGACAGTGCTTCCCATTCTTCTCGGTATGTTTGTGTTTTTTTACGGAATCTTTTTTGAGAATTTTTCAATTTTATCTTGA
- the rplU gene encoding 50S ribosomal protein L21 yields MYAIIATGGKQYKVAEGDVIRVEKLGAEAGETVTFDQVLAVSNDGLKVGEDVANASVTASVVENGKAKKVIVYKYKRKTGYHKKNGHRQQFTKVKIEKINA; encoded by the coding sequence ATGTACGCAATTATTGCAACAGGTGGTAAACAGTACAAAGTAGCCGAAGGCGATGTTATCAGAGTAGAAAAGCTTGGAGCAGAAGCTGGTGAAACTGTTACATTTGACCAGGTACTTGCTGTAAGCAACGATGGTTTAAAAGTTGGCGAAGACGTAGCGAACGCAAGTGTAACTGCATCTGTAGTTGAAAACGGTAAAGCAAAAAAAGTTATCGTTTACAAATATAAGAGAAAAACCGGATACCACAAGAAAAACGGTCACAGACAGCAGTTTACAAAAGTTAAAATTGAAAAAATCAATGCTTAA
- a CDS encoding ribosomal-processing cysteine protease Prp, which yields MIKVTIYQNSKQEISGFTLQGHAGYAENGSDVVCAAVSVLAQNTVNSIERFTEDSFTVDVDEEVGELKLKLEPGYSKETALLLDSLILGLQGIEEEYMEYIDVIFEEV from the coding sequence ATGATTAAGGTGACGATTTATCAGAATTCAAAGCAGGAAATTTCGGGTTTTACCCTACAGGGACATGCAGGTTATGCCGAGAACGGCAGTGATGTTGTATGTGCGGCTGTATCGGTACTGGCACAGAATACAGTAAATTCCATTGAACGCTTTACAGAGGACAGTTTTACTGTGGACGTAGACGAAGAGGTGGGAGAACTGAAGCTGAAGTTGGAGCCGGGGTATTCCAAAGAAACGGCTTTGCTGTTGGATTCGCTTATCCTTGGTTTACAGGGGATAGAAGAAGAATACATGGAATATATCGATGTAATATTCGAGGAGGTGTAA
- the rpmA gene encoding 50S ribosomal protein L27: MLKMNLQLFAHKKGVGSTKNGRDSESKRLGAKRADGQFVKAGNILYRQRGTKIHPGVNVGRGGDDTLFALVDGVVRFERKGRDKKQVSVVPVATEE, encoded by the coding sequence ATGTTAAAAATGAACCTTCAGTTATTTGCTCATAAAAAAGGTGTTGGTTCTACAAAGAACGGTCGTGACTCTGAGTCTAAAAGACTTGGTGCTAAAAGAGCTGACGGACAGTTTGTAAAAGCTGGAAATATCCTTTACAGACAGCGTGGAACAAAAATTCACCCAGGTGTTAATGTAGGCAGAGGCGGAGATGACACTTTATTCGCATTAGTGGACGGTGTTGTTCGTTTCGAAAGAAAAGGCAGGGACAAAAAACAGGTTTCTGTAGTTCCAGTGGCTACTGAAGAGTAA
- the obgE gene encoding GTPase ObgE, producing MFADRAKIYIRSGKGGDGHVSFRRELYVPNGGPDGGDGGKGGDVIFEVDKGLNALTDYRHKSKYAAGNGEEGGKKRCHGANGKDIVLKVPEGTVIKEAVSGKVIADMSGGNTRQIVLKGGRGGKGNQHYATATMQVPKYAQPGQPAQELEVQLELKVIADVGLIGFPNVGKSTLLSRVSNARPQIANYHFTTLNPHLGVVDLDECNGFVIADIPGLIEGASEGVGLGHQFLRHIERTRVLIHLVDAASTEGRDPIEDIYKINKELEAYDPELMKRPQVIAANKIDAVYEGDEDPVQKIREEFEPQGMKVFAISAVSGKGLKELLYYVKQLLDTIDKEPVIFEQEFFPEDALITENLPYTVAQDEEDEHIFMIEGPKIEKMLGYTNLDSEKGFLFFQKFLKESGILEDLEKAGIQEGDTVRMYGFDFDYYK from the coding sequence ATGTTCGCAGACAGAGCAAAAATATATATCCGTTCAGGAAAAGGCGGTGACGGACATGTCAGCTTCAGAAGAGAACTCTACGTTCCCAACGGCGGCCCTGACGGGGGTGACGGAGGAAAAGGCGGAGATGTGATCTTTGAAGTGGATAAAGGTCTGAATGCATTGACCGATTACCGTCATAAAAGTAAATATGCCGCAGGAAACGGAGAAGAGGGCGGTAAGAAACGCTGCCATGGCGCCAATGGAAAAGATATTGTCTTAAAAGTGCCGGAGGGAACCGTTATTAAGGAAGCGGTAAGTGGAAAGGTGATTGCAGATATGTCCGGCGGCAATACAAGACAGATTGTCTTAAAAGGCGGCAGAGGCGGAAAAGGAAATCAGCATTATGCAACAGCGACCATGCAGGTACCTAAATACGCACAGCCAGGGCAGCCGGCTCAGGAATTAGAGGTACAGTTAGAATTAAAGGTGATTGCAGATGTGGGACTTATCGGTTTTCCAAATGTCGGAAAATCAACTCTTCTTTCCAGAGTCAGCAATGCCAGACCTCAGATTGCCAATTACCATTTTACAACTTTAAATCCTCATTTGGGTGTGGTAGATTTAGATGAATGCAATGGATTTGTCATTGCAGATATTCCGGGACTGATCGAAGGGGCATCAGAAGGTGTGGGACTTGGACATCAGTTTTTACGTCATATTGAGAGAACCCGCGTTCTGATTCATCTGGTGGACGCTGCTTCTACAGAGGGGCGAGATCCTATTGAGGATATTTATAAAATCAATAAGGAACTGGAAGCTTATGATCCGGAGCTTATGAAACGACCTCAGGTGATTGCTGCCAATAAAATTGATGCAGTATATGAAGGGGACGAGGATCCGGTGCAGAAAATCCGGGAAGAGTTTGAACCTCAGGGCATGAAGGTCTTTGCTATTTCAGCGGTAAGCGGAAAAGGTTTAAAAGAACTTTTATACTATGTAAAGCAGCTTTTGGACACCATAGATAAAGAGCCTGTGATTTTTGAACAGGAATTTTTCCCGGAAGATGCGTTGATTACAGAAAACTTGCCATACACAGTTGCACAGGACGAAGAAGACGAGCATATCTTTATGATCGAAGGACCGAAAATCGAGAAAATGCTGGGTTATACCAATCTGGATTCCGAAAAGGGTTTCTTGTTCTTCCAGAAATTCTTAAAAGAGAGCGGTATTTTGGAGGATTTAGAAAAAGCAGGTATTCAGGAAGGGGATACGGTTCGCATGTATGGCTTTGATTTTGATTATTATAAGTAA
- the yhbY gene encoding ribosome assembly RNA-binding protein YhbY: MTSKQRAYLKGLAMTMEPIFQIGKSSLTPENTAAVAEALAARELIKISVLQNCMDDPREIAAVLAERTHSQVVQVIGKKIVLYKEGKENKKKIFLP, encoded by the coding sequence ATGACAAGCAAACAGAGAGCTTATTTAAAAGGGCTTGCAATGACCATGGAACCGATTTTTCAGATTGGAAAATCCAGCCTGACACCGGAAAATACAGCGGCTGTTGCAGAGGCTCTGGCGGCAAGAGAACTGATAAAAATCAGTGTGCTTCAAAATTGCATGGACGACCCAAGAGAGATTGCGGCAGTACTTGCAGAGCGTACACATTCTCAGGTAGTACAGGTTATCGGTAAAAAAATTGTCCTGTATAAAGAGGGAAAAGAGAATAAAAAGAAAATATTTCTGCCATAA
- the nadD gene encoding nicotinate-nucleotide adenylyltransferase, with product MRERKKRIGIMGGTFDPVHIGHLILGETAYEQFQLDKVLFMPAGNPPHKKERKDRASDEQRTEMVRKAIASNPHFELSMEEMGQHGYTYTYRTLENLKSQNPDTEYFFILGADSLYDLETWKEPSRILGACTVLVATRNHTSSQRLDEKIAELEEKYQGKIEKLNSLNIDISSKQIRCWIQQQRSLAYYVPEEVIAYIRENNIYRGCDKDEI from the coding sequence ATGCGGGAAAGAAAAAAAAGAATCGGTATCATGGGAGGTACGTTTGACCCTGTTCATATAGGGCATCTGATTCTGGGAGAAACAGCATATGAACAGTTTCAACTGGATAAGGTATTGTTTATGCCTGCTGGAAATCCTCCGCATAAGAAAGAGAGAAAAGACCGTGCCAGCGATGAGCAGCGTACAGAAATGGTAAGAAAGGCAATAGCCTCCAATCCCCACTTTGAATTATCTATGGAGGAGATGGGACAGCATGGTTATACCTATACTTACAGAACGCTGGAAAATCTGAAAAGTCAGAATCCGGATACGGAATATTTCTTTATTCTGGGTGCAGATTCCCTGTATGATCTTGAAACCTGGAAGGAACCCTCCCGGATTCTGGGTGCATGTACAGTTTTAGTGGCAACCAGAAATCACACCAGCAGTCAGCGTTTAGATGAAAAAATCGCTGAATTGGAGGAAAAGTACCAGGGAAAAATAGAAAAGTTGAATTCATTAAATATTGATATTTCTTCAAAGCAAATCCGCTGCTGGATACAGCAGCAGCGTTCTCTGGCATATTATGTGCCGGAAGAAGTCATTGCTTATATCAGAGAGAATAACATATACAGGGGTTGTGATAAAGATGAAATATGA
- the yqeK gene encoding bis(5'-nucleosyl)-tetraphosphatase (symmetrical) YqeK, translating to MKYDFSEIEKKLKKYLDKDRFVHTQGVMYTAAALAMAHDSDVEQARLAGLLHDCAKCISNKKKLKICRKHGIELSTFEKQNPYLIHAKLGVHIAKEKYDIHDLGVLSAIRWHTTGKENMTNLEKIIYIADYIEPGRDKAPNLSWIRKVAFMDLDEGMYYILKDSLSYLDTSAKLIDPATEKAFHYYEALHQKKRKEKIDHEQ from the coding sequence ATGAAATATGATTTCTCAGAAATCGAAAAAAAACTGAAAAAATATCTGGATAAAGACCGTTTTGTTCATACACAGGGTGTTATGTATACAGCAGCAGCGCTTGCTATGGCACATGACAGTGATGTGGAACAGGCTCGTCTTGCCGGTTTGCTTCATGATTGTGCAAAGTGCATTTCAAACAAGAAGAAATTGAAAATCTGCAGAAAACACGGGATTGAACTAAGTACTTTTGAGAAACAGAATCCTTATTTGATTCATGCAAAACTGGGCGTTCATATTGCAAAAGAAAAATATGATATTCATGACCTGGGAGTTTTGTCTGCTATCCGCTGGCATACAACCGGAAAAGAGAATATGACAAATTTGGAAAAAATTATCTATATTGCAGATTATATTGAACCGGGCAGGGATAAAGCACCTAATCTGTCCTGGATAAGAAAAGTGGCTTTCATGGATTTAGATGAAGGTATGTACTATATATTAAAGGACAGTCTTTCTTATCTGGATACCAGCGCAAAGCTGATAGACCCTGCTACAGAAAAGGCTTTTCATTATTATGAAGCCCTGCACCAGAAAAAAAGAAAGGAGAAGATAGACCATGAACAGTAA